From the genome of Populus trichocarpa isolate Nisqually-1 chromosome 15, P.trichocarpa_v4.1, whole genome shotgun sequence, one region includes:
- the LOC18105807 gene encoding ubiquitin-conjugating enzyme E2 2, translating into MSTPARKRLMRDFKRLQQDPPAGISGAPQDNNIMLWNAVIFGPDDTPWDGGTFKLTLHFSEDYPNKPPTVRFVSRMFHPNIYADGSICLDILQNQWSPIYDVAAILTSIQSLLCDPNPNSPANSEAARMFSETKREYNRRVREVVEQSWTAD; encoded by the exons ATGTCGACTCCTGCACGGAAGAGATTGATGAGAGATTTTAAGAGGTTGCAGCAAGACCCGCCTGCAGGCATCAGTGGAGCACCTCAAGATAACAACATAATGCTTTGGAATGCTGTGATTTTTGG TCCTGATGACACTCCATGGGATGGAG GCACGTTTAAATTGACTCTTCATTTTTCCGAGGATTATCCAAACAAACCACCCACAGTGCGATTTGTTTCACGAATGTTTCATCCAAACA TTTATGCAGATGGAAGTATCTGTTTGGATATTTTACAGAATCAGTGGAGTCCTATATATGATGTGGCAGCTATACTCACATCTATACAG TCGTTGCTCTGTGACCCCAACCCCAATTCTCCTGCAAATTCAGAAGCTGCTCGGATGTTCAGTGAAACCAAGCGGGAGTACAACCGGAGAGTGAGGGAAGTTGTTGAGCAGAGCTGGACGGCAGATTAA
- the LOC18105810 gene encoding probable aldehyde dehydrogenase isoform X1, translating into MMYGFLVCRASQKATRNWLSSFNLSRSVHSLPFATVDAEGISGSQPAKVHNLVQGKWIGSSTWNTIVDPLNGEPFIKIAEVDETGTQPFVESLSKCPKHGLHNPFKSPERYLLYGDITAKAAHMLAVPKVSDFFTRLIQRVAPKSYQQALGEVQVTQKFLENFSGDQVRFLARSFAVPGNHLGQQSHGFRWPYGPVAIITPFNFPLEIPLLQLMGALYMGNKPILKVDSKVCIVMEQMIRLLHHCGMPLSDVDFINSDGKTMNKLLQEANPQMTLFTGSSKVAEKLAVDLKGRIKLEDAGFDWKILGPDVNEWQVDYIAWVCDQDAYACSGQKCSAQSILFMHENWSATSLISKMKDLAERRKLEDLTIGPVLTLTTEAMLDHMNKLLQIPGSKLLFGGKPLENHSIPSIYGALKPTAIYVPLEEILRAKNYELVTREIFGPFQVITEYKKDQLPMVLDALERMHAHLTAAVVSNDVLFLQEVIGKTVNGTTYAGLRARTTGAPQNHWFGPAGDPRGAGIGTPEAIKLVWSCHREVIYDFGPLPKLWEIPPST; encoded by the exons ATGATGTATGGATTCCTAGTATGCAGAGCATCCCAAAAGGCTACAAGAAATTGGCTTAGCTCATTCAATCTCTCAAG ATCTGTTCATTCCTTACCTTTTGCAACAGTAGATGCTGAAGGTATTTCTGGCTCTCAACCTGCTAAAGTACACAACTTGG TGCAGGGTAAATGGATAGGATCTTCAACCTGGAATACAATTGTGGATCCTTTAAATGGAGAACCATTCATTAAAATTGCTGAGGTAGATGAAACTGGAACTCag CCATTTGTAGAGAGTTTGTCGAAGTGTCCCAAGCATGGACTGCACAATCCCTTTAAATCACCAGAGAG GTATCTTTTATATGGAGACATAACTGCCAAGGCAGCCCACATGCTTGCGGTTCCAAAG GTTTCTGATTTCTTCACCAGGTTAATTCAAAGGGTTGCTCCTAAGAGTTACCAGCAAGCTCTTGGTGAAGTGCAAGTTACTCAAAAATTTCTGGAGAATTTCTCAGGTGATCAG GTTCGTTTCCTGGCAAGGTCTTTTGCAGTGCCAGGAAATCATCTTGGACAGCAAAGTCATGGTTTCCGGTGGCCTTACGGTCCT GTTGCAATTATTACTCCGTTCAATTTCCCACTAGAGATTCCTTTACTTCAGTTGATGGGTGCGTTATATATGGGCAACAAACCCATTCTTAAAGTTGATAGCAAG GTGTGCATTGTTATGGAGCAAATGATACGCCTACTCCATCACTGTGGAATGCCTTTGAGTGATGTTGACTTCATAAATTCTGATGGGAAGACGATGAACAAGCTTTTGCAGGAG GCAAATCCACAAATGACCCTCTTCACCGGTAGCTCAAAAGTTGCAGAAAAGTTGGCTGTTGACTTGAAGGGTCGGATTAAATTGGAAGATGCTGGATTTGACTGGAAAATTTTAGGACCAGATGTTAATGAG TGGCAGGTAGATTACATTGCTTGGGTTTGTGACCAGGATGCATATGCATGCAGCGGTCAGAAGTGCTCTGCACAGTCAATTCTATTCATGCATGAG AACTGGTCTGCTACTTCACTCATATCCAAAATGAAGGATCTCGCAGAGAGAAGGAAATTAGAGGATCTAACTATTGGCCCTGTTCTCACT TTAACAACTGAAGCAATGCTAGACCATATGAATAAATTACTTCAGATTCCAGGTTCGAAGCTGCTTTTTGGTGGAAAACCTCTGGAGAATCATTCCATTCCTTCCATATATGGCGCTCTCAAACCAACAGCCATTTATGTTCCTCTTGAAGAAATTTTAAGGGCCAAAAATTATGAGCTTGTAACAAGAGAAATTTTTGGACCATTCCAG GTTATTACTGAATACAAGAAAGATCAACTCCCAATGGTTTTGGATGCTTTGGAGAGAATGCATGCTCATTTAACGGCCGCTGTAGTTTCAAATGATGTTCTGTTTCTTCAG GAAGTTATTGGCAAAACGGTGAATGGGACTACTTATGCTGGATTAAGAGCAAGAACAACTGGGGCTCCACAGAATCATTG GTTTGGACCGGCTGGAGACCCGAGAGGTGCCGGGATTGGCACCCCAGAAGCAATAAAACTTGTTTGGTCTTGCCATAGAGAAGTGATATATGATTTCGGTCCCCTTCCAAAGCTTTGGGAAATTCCACCGAGTACTTAA
- the LOC18105808 gene encoding WRKY transcription factor 72A — MIKMDAEDAMRRPRHEVVLKEDDRVDSSGDEGSCREEAAAAAAAAAAAKVGSQRGCQENDDRRSSSPQHRDSGKQVIVATKNERITTEADAKESSCQKEQDDQLESARAEMGEVRKENQRLKIHLDRVVKDYRTLQVQFYEIIQQEETKKSTDTVDDHQGTEEHELVSLTLGRISSEPKRDGKNNKTSSQGKNHDEQVKESLSLGSLCTFEASKSATNETLPNPSPVNSFGEPKEEAGETWPPSKALKTMRGGDDEVPQQNPAKKARVSVRARCDTPTMNDGCQWRKYGQKIAKGNPCPRAYYRCTVAPSCPVRKQVQRCAEDMSILTTTYEGTHNHPLPISATAMASTTSAAASMLLSGSSSSSAGTAGFNNSGTIAVDLHGLNYYLSDNSKSKQFYLHNSSLSSSSPYPTITLDLTSNPSSASSHFNRFTTSSYRPTIQKFASTSLNFGSSDSSNAMPWGNGFLTASGQSHNRINQLGTLNIGRPAMDQSNIYDQFYTQNINDLAAATSQQSLSADTIAAATKAITADPSFQSALAAALTSIIGTGTGSSATGVANLGVVNNLFPKSERGPVINSFSSSPPNGNPCASYFNKTTSSINSQPAPSSMTMFVPPSLPFSTPTNASASAVDKNDRAN, encoded by the exons atgataaaaatggATGCGGAGGATGCCATGAGAAGACCTCGTCATGAAGTTGTGCTGAAGGAGGATGATAGAGTTGATTCTAGTGGTGATGAAGGTAGTTGCAGAGAagaggctgctgctgctgctgctgctgctgctgctgctaag GTCGGAAGTCAAAGAGGATGCCAGGAAAATGATGACCGGAGATCATCTTCACCACAACACAGAGACTCAGGCAAGCAG GTGATTGTAGCGActaaaaatgaaagaatcacCACGGAAGCTGATGCAAAAGAATCTTCCTGCCAAAAGGAACAG GATGATCAGCTTGAATCTGCAAGAGCTGAGATGGGTgaagtaagaaaagaaaatcaaaggctAAAAATACATTTGGATCGTGTAGTGAAGGATTATCGGACCCTTCAAGTGCAATTCTATGAGATTATTCAGCAAGAAGAAACTAAGAAATCTACAGATACTGTCGATGATCATCAAGGAACTGAAGAACACGAGCTCGTGTCGCTTACCCTTGGAAGAATTTCGAGTGAACCTAAACGGGATGGAAAGAACAATAAAACTTCTAGCCAGGGGAAAAATCACGATGAGCAAGTTAAAGAAAGCCTCTCTCTTGGATCACTCTGCACATTTGAAGCGTCTAAATCTGCTACCAATGAGACTTTGCCGAATCCAAGCCCCGTGAACAGTTTTGGTGAGCCAAAGGAAGAAGCCGGGGAGACTTGGCCACCCAGTAAAGCTCTCAAGACAATGCGAGGAGGAGATGATGAAGTTCCCCAGCAAAACCCTGCAAAGAAAGCTAGGGTTTCTGTCAGAGCTAGATGCGATACCCCAACG ATGAATGACGGGTGCCAATGGAGAAAATATGGGCAAAAAATTGCCAAAGGGAACCCATGTCCTCGAGCATACTATCGCTGCACTGTTGCACCATCATGCCCAGTACGGAAACAG GTACAAAGATGTGCTGAAGATATGTCCATCTTAACCACCACCTATGAAGGAACGCACAACCACCCACTTCCTATTTCTGCCACGGCTATGGCTTCTACAACTTCTGCAGCTGCTTCCATGTTACTGTCTGGCTCATCATCGAGCTCTGCAGGAACTGCAGGTTTCAATAACTCCGGCACCATCGCCGTTGACCTCCATGGACTAAACTACTATCTATCCGATAACTCAAAATCAAAGCAATTCTACTTGCACAACTCTTCACTGTCATCTTCATCTCCATACCCTACAATCACTCTTGACCTCACTTCAAACCCATCCAGTGCTTCATCTCATTTCAATAGATTTACTACTTCAAGCTACCGGCCTACCATTCAAAAATTTGCTTCAACAAGCCTCAACTTTGGCTCCTCTGATTCGTCTAACGCAATGCCTTGGGGCAATGGTTTCCTCACTGCTTCCGGCCAGTCTCACAACAGGATTAACCAACTTGGAACTTTAAACATTGGAAGACCAGCTATGGATCAGAGTAACATTTATGATCAGTTCTACACGCAAAACATTAATGACCTGGCAGCTGCTACTTCTCAGCAGTCCCTGTCAGCCGATACCATAGCTGCTGCAACCAAGGCAATTACAGCAGACCCAAGTTTCCAATCTGCTTTAGCAGCTGCCCTCACTTCTATCATTGGCACTGGAACTGGCAGTAGCGCTACTGGTGTTGCAAATCTAGGtgttgttaataatttatttccaaaGTCGGAACGGGGACCGGTTATTAATAGCTTCTCATCATCACCTCCTAACGGCAATCCATGTGCAAGCTACTTCAACAAAACGACGTCTTCAATAAATTCTCAGCCAGCTCCAAGTTCGATGACAATGTTTGTGCCACCTTCATTGCCATTTTCTACTCCTACGAATGCATCCGCGTCTGCTGTTGACAAGAATGATCGTGCCAACTGA
- the LOC18105811 gene encoding uncharacterized protein LOC18105811: protein MSLLQVITKASDDSDHVVSQSEYPIILNTDDIFLNLKPALENLDATSLANPVTGWQLSQSDSQLIDSGKKFYTKLKRKLKDHSNFNKDGFFEILIPFLEKIGHKAGIAVGIDSSDAAYTRVLIEKVGFSMGRDVAGLVMKACISLEIWDLVETLIVNRIVDHSSYSDLVMSLVMKKRSDLLSLTIQYASDFGLSELLSILKYFLCPSKDAYSCMVNVRKEWESQALLAIEMASDKNLLEKKSQIAKDSSILLMLAHDGFLTSELCLHYLLASPIVDEAILTSAISKLNGKEMMSLIRYLGKWLRKYEMFPQAGPCPKASSALGLKACDWVPKLEDIVRCLGLVLDENFSSLVLHPGFHEELNSIGGFAASLASEAKLSCTVANVIENLRTQSKGEQI, encoded by the coding sequence ATGTCTTTGCTTCAAGTGATCACAAAGGCCTCGGATGATTCTGACCATGTTGTCTCCCAATCCGAATACCCAATAATTTTAAACACAGATGATATTTTCCTCAATCTGAAGCCAGCACTTGAGAACCTGGATGCCACATCACTTGCCAATCCTGTTACTGGATGGCAACTCTCACAATCTGATTCCCAACTCATTGATTCTGGAAAGAAATTCTACACTAAGCTAAAGCGGAAGCTCAAGGATCACAGTAATTTTAACAAGGATGGCTTCTTTGAAATTCTTATTCCATTTCTTGAGAAAATTGGGCACAAGGCTGGTATTGCAGTGGGGATTGATTCCTCTGATGCTGCTTATACTCGTGTGTTGATTGAGAAGGTTGGTTTTTCGATGGGTAGAGATGTGGCTGGTTTGGTTATGAAAGCGTGTATTAGTTTGGAGATCTGGGATTTGGTGGAGACTTTGATTGTTAATCGGATTGTGGATCACTCTTCATATTCGGATTTGGTCATGAGTCTTGTGATGAAAAAAAGGTCTGACTTGCTCTCCCTGACCATTCAATATGCTTCGGATTTCGGATTGTCTGAGTTGCTTtccattttgaaatattttctttgccCATCAAAGGATGCTTACAGTTGCATGGTGAATGTGAGGAAGGAATGGGAGAGCCAGGCACTGTTAGCTATTGAGATGGCAAGCGATAAGAATCTATTGGAAAAGAAATCACAAATAGCCAAAGATTCTTCAATATTGCTTATGCTTGCACATGATGGGTTCTTAACATCTGAGCTTTGTTTGCATTATTTACTGGCATCGCCAATTGTTGACGAAGCGATATTGACATCTGCAATTAGTAAACTGAATGGTAAAGAGATGATGAGTTTGATTAGGTATTTGGGGAAATGGCTCAGGAAGTATGAGATGTTTCCTCAGGCAGGTCCCTGTCCAAAGGCTTCATCTGCATTGGGTCTAAAGGCCTGTGATTGGGTTCCTAAACTTGAAGATATTGTCAGATGTCTTGGTTTAGTGCTGGATGAAAACTTCTCCTCACTGGTGTTGCATCCTGGCTTCCATGAAGAGCTGAATTCTATTGGGGGATTTGCTGCTTCTCTAGCCTCAGAAGCTAAACTCAGTTGCACTGTAGCAAATGTCATTGAGAATTTGAGAACCCAAAGTAAAGGTGAGCAGATTTAG
- the LOC18105810 gene encoding probable aldehyde dehydrogenase isoform X2, with protein sequence MMYGFLVCRASQKATRNWLSSFNLSRSVHSLPFATVDAEGISGSQPAKVHNLVQGKWIGSSTWNTIVDPLNGEPFIKIAEVDETGTQPFVESLSKCPKHGLHNPFKSPERYLLYGDITAKAAHMLAVPKVSDFFTRLIQRVAPKSYQQALGEVQVTQKFLENFSGDQVRFLARSFAVPGNHLGQQSHGFRWPYGPVAIITPFNFPLEIPLLQLMGALYMGNKPILKVDSKVCIVMEQMIRLLHHCGMPLSDVDFINSDGKTMNKLLQEANPQMTLFTGSSKVAEKLAVDLKGRIKLEDAGFDWKILGPDVNEVDYIAWVCDQDAYACSGQKCSAQSILFMHENWSATSLISKMKDLAERRKLEDLTIGPVLTLTTEAMLDHMNKLLQIPGSKLLFGGKPLENHSIPSIYGALKPTAIYVPLEEILRAKNYELVTREIFGPFQVITEYKKDQLPMVLDALERMHAHLTAAVVSNDVLFLQEVIGKTVNGTTYAGLRARTTGAPQNHWFGPAGDPRGAGIGTPEAIKLVWSCHREVIYDFGPLPKLWEIPPST encoded by the exons ATGATGTATGGATTCCTAGTATGCAGAGCATCCCAAAAGGCTACAAGAAATTGGCTTAGCTCATTCAATCTCTCAAG ATCTGTTCATTCCTTACCTTTTGCAACAGTAGATGCTGAAGGTATTTCTGGCTCTCAACCTGCTAAAGTACACAACTTGG TGCAGGGTAAATGGATAGGATCTTCAACCTGGAATACAATTGTGGATCCTTTAAATGGAGAACCATTCATTAAAATTGCTGAGGTAGATGAAACTGGAACTCag CCATTTGTAGAGAGTTTGTCGAAGTGTCCCAAGCATGGACTGCACAATCCCTTTAAATCACCAGAGAG GTATCTTTTATATGGAGACATAACTGCCAAGGCAGCCCACATGCTTGCGGTTCCAAAG GTTTCTGATTTCTTCACCAGGTTAATTCAAAGGGTTGCTCCTAAGAGTTACCAGCAAGCTCTTGGTGAAGTGCAAGTTACTCAAAAATTTCTGGAGAATTTCTCAGGTGATCAG GTTCGTTTCCTGGCAAGGTCTTTTGCAGTGCCAGGAAATCATCTTGGACAGCAAAGTCATGGTTTCCGGTGGCCTTACGGTCCT GTTGCAATTATTACTCCGTTCAATTTCCCACTAGAGATTCCTTTACTTCAGTTGATGGGTGCGTTATATATGGGCAACAAACCCATTCTTAAAGTTGATAGCAAG GTGTGCATTGTTATGGAGCAAATGATACGCCTACTCCATCACTGTGGAATGCCTTTGAGTGATGTTGACTTCATAAATTCTGATGGGAAGACGATGAACAAGCTTTTGCAGGAG GCAAATCCACAAATGACCCTCTTCACCGGTAGCTCAAAAGTTGCAGAAAAGTTGGCTGTTGACTTGAAGGGTCGGATTAAATTGGAAGATGCTGGATTTGACTGGAAAATTTTAGGACCAGATGTTAATGAG GTAGATTACATTGCTTGGGTTTGTGACCAGGATGCATATGCATGCAGCGGTCAGAAGTGCTCTGCACAGTCAATTCTATTCATGCATGAG AACTGGTCTGCTACTTCACTCATATCCAAAATGAAGGATCTCGCAGAGAGAAGGAAATTAGAGGATCTAACTATTGGCCCTGTTCTCACT TTAACAACTGAAGCAATGCTAGACCATATGAATAAATTACTTCAGATTCCAGGTTCGAAGCTGCTTTTTGGTGGAAAACCTCTGGAGAATCATTCCATTCCTTCCATATATGGCGCTCTCAAACCAACAGCCATTTATGTTCCTCTTGAAGAAATTTTAAGGGCCAAAAATTATGAGCTTGTAACAAGAGAAATTTTTGGACCATTCCAG GTTATTACTGAATACAAGAAAGATCAACTCCCAATGGTTTTGGATGCTTTGGAGAGAATGCATGCTCATTTAACGGCCGCTGTAGTTTCAAATGATGTTCTGTTTCTTCAG GAAGTTATTGGCAAAACGGTGAATGGGACTACTTATGCTGGATTAAGAGCAAGAACAACTGGGGCTCCACAGAATCATTG GTTTGGACCGGCTGGAGACCCGAGAGGTGCCGGGATTGGCACCCCAGAAGCAATAAAACTTGTTTGGTCTTGCCATAGAGAAGTGATATATGATTTCGGTCCCCTTCCAAAGCTTTGGGAAATTCCACCGAGTACTTAA